One window of Acropora palmata chromosome 1, jaAcrPala1.3, whole genome shotgun sequence genomic DNA carries:
- the LOC141866168 gene encoding uncharacterized protein LOC141866168: MNVIVAYIDCKDIKSFESFAGTVMEQVCRSPSVDDPAAEIKKRLNASNYYFYILFLDNFECFLDKNNNQQKDQPSTAAVPSRDCREKVLSFIGEIANYPTNIKFLVTSSEKVPFLPMLAMKEIHLNPFDKDESSELLEKVRCGDKISDEKSEELCEICSGIPLVLHTLISSQMDLLGLLEHFGKSPPEERTNLLWRMKTVLKEKKIEECLKLCFQRLTPQAQLTLLRLCLYKGLFTPEKAAKIFSCPKSSEHDLRDNVLELGRCNLLHQQKSQDTIAIKYTFLRVIREHFKLKAKQEYREEIQHARSLLIDYLISFLKETFMVFLGKNSVKSAIEEFSAEKENVMQLVEWIDKGEMDEERIKKCIDVFNVVGEMLAKMMAKLSYRTVYESLAKKCREMGDERRLGECLTSLGIKEIFNCICANGLCKKSIGRARRCLDQADEIQTNLRVNKGNSRAQCLAKLGRCRARSGDTELGKAMIEEAIRIRKAAVQTPDDHEEEGGENVCHVMLGATYNDKAVALSFEHHHPEAVNIRKNQVMPIYTERLGDHPFTATILNNLSNNYRDMQEFAAAEEYAEQALRIRCKLLADHRDTTKSLFDLGVALKVNKKFTEAKKMLEQCKTMQEKVVNDSTFEENTEEELRDVDRLLEVEQLERQDQ; this comes from the exons ATGAATGTCATTGTTGCCTACATCGACTGCAAGGATATCAAGTCTTTCGAATCCTTCGCAGGAACAGTCATGGAGCAAGTATGCCGTTCGCCCTCTGTAGACGATCCAGCTGCTGAAATAAAGAAGCGCTTAAATGCAAGCAATTATTacttttacattttgtttctggATAACTTTGAGTGTTttcttgacaaaaacaacaaccagCAGAAGGATCAACCTTCGACAGCAGCAGTCCCATCTCGTGATTGTAGAGAAAAAGTCCTAAGTTTTATTGGTGAAATTGCGAACTACCCGACAAACATCAAGTTTCTTGTTACTTCGTCGGAAAAAGTTCCTTTCTTGCCGATGCTAGCGATGAAAGAGATACATTTGAATCCTTTTGATAAAGACGAATCATCTGAGCTGTTGGAAAAAGTACGATGTGGCGACAAAATATCGGATGAAAAATCCGAAGAACTTTGCGAGATTTGCAGTGGTATTCCGCTGGTACTCCACACTTTGATCTCGTCGCAAATGGATCTGCTTGGTCTCCTGGAACATTTTGGAAAATCACCTCCGGAAGAGAGAACAAATTTATTGTGGAGGATGAAAACAGtgctaaaagaaaagaagataGAAGAGTGCCTAAAGCTTTGCTTCCAAAGACTGACACCCCAAGCACAACTGACCTTACTACGTTTGTGTCTTTACAAGGGTTTGTTCACTCCAGAGAAAGCAGCAAAAATCTTTTCCTGCCCGAAGTCGAGCGAGCATGATCTCAGAGATAATGTGTTGGAATTGGGACGGTGTAATCTCTTGCACCAACAAAAATCCCAAGATACAATTGCAATCAAATATACATTTCTCAGAGTCATTCGAGAACATTTCAAACTCAAGGCAAAGCAAGAATATCGCGAAGAGATCCAACATGCTCGTAGTCTGCTGATCGATTACctcatttctttcttaaaaGAGACTTTCATGGTTTTCTTGGGCAAAAATTCAGTTAAATCGGCTATCGAGGAGTTTTCCGCAGAGAAAGAAAACGTGATGCAACTGGTCGAATGGATCGACAAGGGTGAAATGGATGAAGAGCGAATTAAGAAATGTATCGACGTCTTTAATGTGGTAGGAGAGATGCTTGCGAAGATGATGGCAAAGTTGAGTTATAGAACTGTTTACGAATCTTTGGCTAAGAAGTGCAGAGAAATGGGAGACGAGCGGAGACTGGGTGAATGTCTGACTTCTCTTGGGATCAAAGAAATCTTCAACTGCATATGCGCAAATGGTCTGTGCAAGAAATCTATTGGCCGAGCTCGACGCTGCTTGGATCAGGCTGACGAGATCCAGACTAACCTTAGAGTCAACAAGGGTAACAGCCGTGCCCAGTGCCTCGCTAAGCTTGGCCGCTGTCGAGCAAGAAGTGGTGACACAGAGCTAGGGAAGGCCATGATTGAGGAGGCGATACGTATCAGAAAGGCCGCAGTCCAAACACCTGATGATCATGAAGAAGAAGGCGGTGAGAATGTCTGTCATGTCATGCTGGGTGCAACATATAACGACAAGGCAG ttgctctttcttttgaacACCATCATCCAGAGGCTGTGAACATAAGAAAAAATCAAGTGATGCCGATTTACACAGAAAGATTGGGTGACCATCCTTTCACTGCCACCATCCTCAACAACTTATCCAATAATTACCGCGATATGCAAGAATTTGCGGCCGCCGAGGAGTACGCTGAACAAGCTCTACGTATTCGGTGCAAATTATTGGCGGACCACAGGGACACCACCAAATCTTTGTTTGATCTTGGAGTGGCACTAAAAGTGAACAAAAAGTTCacagaagcaaaaaaaatgctcGAACAATGTAAGACTATGCAGGAGAAAGTGGTCAATGATAGCACCTTCGAGGAAAA TACGGAAGAGGAGCTAAGAGATgttgacagactacttgaagTGGAGCAGCTAGAGCGCCAAGATCAGTGA